The following proteins are encoded in a genomic region of Dyadobacter sp. UC 10:
- a CDS encoding OmpA family protein produces MKNFLLVIIFSAISICCPAQLLDRIKNRVEQKVVDQVDRSIDKALEKKEKESATKPDSSVENRQNEEPANNAESDAVPNAGDKNAAAGDITSYSRFDFIPGEKIIAHEDFSKDEVGDFPANWNTRSGAELVTVEGRAGKWLRMNQNGIFYPENLTADLPENFTLQLDLLANKQVSNIGELMISLMQTSNADQVFEWGESDRMQAPSFKISFQPTGSDKGQLIYSSNLIGRQSKYGVPEFRTEKNSTRVSIWRQKQRVRVYLDSTKILDLPRALDGAAPLNTLAFAAINPDFNQKGGAFFISNIVLAVGAADTRNKLVTEGRFTTHGILFDVNSDKILPQSYGTLKEITRVLQENASMKVQIVGHTDADGDDASNIDLSKRRAAAVKEAMIIHFNIDGARLETDGKGETQPVDTNETQVGKAGNRRVEFIKM; encoded by the coding sequence ATGAAAAATTTTTTGTTGGTTATTATTTTCAGTGCAATATCGATCTGCTGCCCGGCCCAGCTGCTGGACCGGATCAAAAACAGGGTCGAGCAAAAAGTAGTTGACCAGGTCGACCGTTCAATTGATAAGGCCCTCGAAAAAAAGGAGAAAGAGAGCGCAACTAAGCCTGACAGCTCAGTAGAGAACAGGCAGAATGAAGAGCCGGCTAATAACGCGGAATCGGATGCGGTCCCCAATGCCGGCGATAAAAACGCTGCTGCCGGAGATATTACATCCTATTCACGCTTTGACTTTATCCCCGGTGAAAAAATCATCGCCCACGAAGATTTCTCCAAGGATGAAGTCGGAGATTTCCCTGCAAACTGGAATACCCGCTCGGGCGCCGAGCTGGTTACTGTTGAAGGTCGCGCCGGAAAATGGCTACGCATGAATCAAAATGGGATCTTTTATCCTGAAAACCTGACGGCTGACCTTCCTGAGAACTTTACGCTTCAACTTGACCTGCTTGCGAATAAGCAGGTTTCGAACATCGGCGAACTGATGATCAGCCTGATGCAGACCAGTAATGCGGACCAGGTATTTGAGTGGGGCGAGTCCGACCGCATGCAAGCGCCCAGCTTTAAGATTTCGTTTCAGCCAACCGGTTCGGACAAAGGCCAGCTAATTTATTCGTCCAATCTGATCGGCAGGCAAAGCAAGTACGGGGTGCCGGAATTCAGGACGGAAAAGAATAGCACGCGTGTTTCCATCTGGCGACAAAAACAGCGCGTGCGTGTTTATCTGGATAGTACCAAAATCCTGGACCTTCCCCGAGCACTTGACGGCGCAGCACCCTTAAATACTCTGGCATTTGCTGCAATCAATCCCGATTTTAACCAAAAAGGCGGTGCATTTTTCATAAGTAATATAGTCCTGGCAGTCGGAGCTGCCGATACCCGTAACAAGTTGGTGACCGAAGGCAGGTTTACCACGCACGGAATTTTGTTTGACGTAAACAGCGATAAGATCCTGCCACAGTCCTATGGTACTTTGAAAGAAATTACGCGCGTACTGCAGGAGAATGCATCGATGAAGGTGCAGATTGTCGGGCATACTGACGCGGATGGCGACGACGCCAGCAATATCGATCTCTCGAAACGCCGGGCCGCTGCCGTGAAAGAGGCAATGATTATACACTTTAACATCGACGGTGCCCGGCTTGAAACTGACGGAAAGGGCGAGACTCAGCCCGTTGATACCAACGAAACCCAGGTGGGTAAGGCTGGCAACCGGCGGGTAGAGTTCATTAAAATGTAA
- the map gene encoding type I methionyl aminopeptidase, producing MSISAESDLTGMQNASEAVACTLKKMTAYAQPGMTTKELDEYGAEILAGFGAKSAPHSTYGFPGWTCISVNNEFCHGVPSDKRKLKEGDLINIDVSAELNGFWADNGGSFVLGKDIYQHEKLINASKEILLKTINSIRGGVKIADIGHLMETEARKRGFKVIRNLAGHGIGRALHEQPNELLNFKNSSDQRRFRKNSVVAIETFISTTSSYAAQLSDGWTMVGEKGGFMAQHEHTIVVTDKAPLILTKMNGIFK from the coding sequence ATGTCCATTTCAGCAGAATCCGATTTAACCGGAATGCAAAATGCCAGTGAGGCGGTAGCCTGTACTTTGAAGAAGATGACAGCCTATGCGCAGCCTGGCATGACAACCAAAGAGCTTGATGAATATGGCGCCGAAATACTGGCCGGATTCGGGGCAAAATCAGCCCCGCACTCGACCTATGGCTTTCCCGGCTGGACTTGCATCAGCGTGAATAATGAATTTTGTCACGGGGTACCTTCCGACAAACGGAAATTGAAAGAAGGCGATCTCATCAATATAGACGTTTCGGCAGAGCTGAATGGATTTTGGGCTGACAACGGCGGATCATTTGTTCTTGGAAAAGACATTTATCAACATGAAAAGCTGATCAATGCCTCCAAAGAGATTTTGTTGAAAACGATCAACAGCATAAGAGGTGGCGTCAAAATAGCTGATATAGGCCATTTAATGGAAACAGAGGCCAGAAAACGGGGCTTCAAAGTGATCAGAAACCTGGCAGGGCACGGCATTGGCAGGGCGCTTCACGAACAGCCGAACGAGTTACTGAACTTTAAAAACAGTTCTGACCAGAGACGGTTCAGGAAAAATTCGGTCGTCGCAATCGAAACCTTCATTTCGACAACATCGTCTTATGCAGCCCAGCTGAGCGATGGCTGGACGATGGTGGGAGAAAAAGGCGGATTTATGGCACAGCATGAACACACCATTGTGGTGACGGACAAAGCCCCTCTTATCCTGACCAAAATGAACGGGATCTTCAAATAG
- a CDS encoding ABC transporter permease: MLAHYLTLSFRRMWRQRQVNMIRVSSLALGLASGLVIFLVVNYMFSFDRHHPNMGRSFWVVTDIKRETTMQTDAAPRPLAEELRRKYPFVKSATRLETVFGRTISVPDGKKGWVKKFNEARNVCFAEPQYFNHFLVEWISGNPKTALSEPNTIVISERYARKYFDGADPIGRTLRLDNRVDLTVTGMIKNPPANTQLRFDALISYTTIPGMEQSGATADWEGLQTMCFVLLRDGASPQQLHEALDAIRKNSLPAEKAAQYDYHMLPLEDLNHERSGMAPRPVLYALTAIGLLLVLAACINYINLATAQALQRAREVGVRKAVGSNQFQLIRQFMLETAILTCIAIIISLMLTQLAMPLVNRTLATQVDMLHPAISILDLLQPKALVWFLALIASVIILAGLYPAWVLSGFNPTKALTGQLTTKTVGGFTIRRTLITAQFTLSQLFLIIVLVITAQLRHMQKVDWGFRHDRMLTVWLSPPNPVPYDQLRQSWLQLPGVENVTFGSDPPASPYNRPTPFSYHIASKPEPFETRLRAADEHYIPSFGLSLAAGRNFRSTDTTAQEVLVNEALVRQLGVSPVSAVVGKRMRIKDADRIIVGVVKDFRSGDLHQSIQPVTIVHDLGHTTMAVLTLSPTPPETTLKAIEQVWDEVLPDRVYKADHLDDLLGSFFDMERLLAGFVQVFACIAMAMSCIGLYGLVTFMAEGRAKEIGVRRVLGARTQQLLWIFGREFGRLILIGSLIAAPLGWWLTGSWLQQYAHRISTGVWLIAATLGLTLLITALTVLGHAMKAAVADPVKYLRAQ; this comes from the coding sequence ATGCTCGCACATTACCTAACCCTTTCCTTCCGGCGAATGTGGCGGCAACGCCAGGTTAATATGATCCGGGTGTCAAGTCTCGCTCTTGGACTTGCCAGTGGTCTTGTCATTTTTCTGGTGGTCAACTATATGTTCAGCTTCGACCGGCACCATCCGAATATGGGCCGGTCTTTCTGGGTGGTGACCGACATTAAAAGAGAAACCACCATGCAAACGGATGCGGCTCCCCGCCCACTGGCAGAAGAGCTGCGCAGGAAGTATCCGTTTGTAAAAAGTGCGACGAGGCTCGAAACCGTCTTCGGACGCACGATCAGCGTGCCGGACGGAAAAAAGGGCTGGGTCAAAAAATTTAATGAAGCACGGAATGTCTGCTTTGCCGAACCACAGTATTTCAATCATTTTTTGGTCGAATGGATTTCCGGCAATCCCAAAACCGCCCTGTCTGAGCCTAACACGATTGTGATCAGCGAACGCTATGCACGCAAATATTTCGACGGCGCCGATCCGATCGGTCGCACGTTGCGATTAGACAACCGTGTGGATCTTACGGTGACGGGCATGATCAAAAACCCGCCTGCCAACACCCAGCTGCGTTTCGATGCATTGATATCGTACACTACCATACCAGGCATGGAACAGAGCGGCGCAACGGCCGACTGGGAAGGCCTGCAAACGATGTGTTTTGTATTGTTGCGCGATGGAGCAAGCCCGCAGCAGTTGCATGAGGCCCTGGACGCGATCCGTAAAAACAGCCTGCCTGCTGAAAAAGCAGCGCAATACGACTATCATATGTTGCCGCTGGAAGACCTCAACCATGAACGCAGCGGCATGGCGCCACGGCCAGTCTTGTACGCCCTGACGGCCATCGGGTTACTGCTGGTTTTGGCTGCGTGCATCAACTATATCAATCTGGCAACCGCCCAGGCTTTGCAAAGAGCAAGGGAGGTGGGCGTGCGTAAAGCTGTCGGAAGCAATCAATTCCAGCTGATCAGGCAATTTATGCTCGAAACAGCGATACTGACGTGCATCGCCATTATCATATCCCTGATGCTGACCCAACTGGCTATGCCGCTGGTCAATCGGACGCTGGCTACGCAAGTGGATATGCTCCACCCCGCCATATCCATCCTCGATCTGCTGCAGCCAAAAGCGCTGGTATGGTTTCTTGCTTTGATTGCCAGCGTCATCATACTGGCCGGCCTGTATCCTGCGTGGGTGCTGTCCGGATTTAATCCGACAAAAGCATTGACGGGGCAACTCACTACCAAGACAGTCGGCGGATTTACCATCCGAAGGACATTGATTACCGCGCAATTCACTTTGTCACAACTTTTTTTGATCATCGTGCTCGTCATCACGGCGCAACTCCGCCACATGCAGAAAGTAGATTGGGGTTTCAGGCATGATCGGATGCTTACGGTCTGGCTTTCACCTCCCAACCCTGTACCTTATGATCAGTTGCGTCAGAGCTGGTTGCAGTTACCCGGCGTCGAAAACGTCACATTTGGCAGCGATCCGCCCGCCTCACCCTACAACCGCCCAACTCCGTTCAGCTATCACATTGCCTCCAAGCCTGAACCTTTTGAAACGCGTCTGCGGGCGGCCGATGAACATTATATTCCCTCATTTGGACTGTCCCTGGCAGCAGGGCGCAATTTTCGTTCAACCGATACCACTGCGCAGGAAGTACTGGTCAACGAAGCGCTGGTGCGACAACTGGGCGTTTCGCCGGTAAGTGCTGTTGTGGGTAAAAGAATGCGAATCAAGGACGCTGACCGTATCATTGTCGGCGTGGTAAAAGATTTCAGAAGCGGCGATCTGCATCAGTCGATCCAGCCCGTTACCATCGTCCACGACCTCGGACATACGACTATGGCTGTACTCACATTGTCGCCGACTCCTCCTGAAACGACACTAAAAGCCATCGAGCAGGTTTGGGATGAAGTCCTGCCGGACCGCGTTTACAAAGCCGACCATCTGGATGATTTGCTGGGATCTTTTTTTGATATGGAGCGGCTGCTGGCAGGATTTGTCCAGGTGTTCGCATGCATTGCAATGGCTATGAGCTGCATTGGACTTTACGGATTGGTAACATTTATGGCCGAAGGCCGCGCCAAAGAAATTGGCGTGAGGCGTGTACTGGGCGCACGCACGCAACAATTACTATGGATTTTTGGCAGAGAGTTTGGCCGCCTGATCCTGATCGGCTCCCTGATTGCCGCGCCACTGGGATGGTGGCTCACCGGCAGCTGGCTGCAGCAGTATGCCCACCGCATCTCAACGGGCGTCTGGCTAATTGCGGCCACATTAGGCTTGACCCTGCTGATCACCGCATTGACCGTACTGGGACATGCTATGAAAGCAGCGGTTGCGGATCCGGTGAAATATCTCAGGGCACAGTAA
- a CDS encoding NmrA family NAD(P)-binding protein, producing the protein MYQDLDKAGSSLIIVVGASGHLGTRITHYLTEKGAKVRALIRNGSTNRNIDILMKSGAEVIMVDFNDRSELVAALSGAACVVSALSGLREVIVDLQVRLVKAAVEAGVKRFIPSDYCIDYTKLKPGTNRNLDLRRDFSEILDQENIQATSILNGMFADLLTGQAPLVQFGLKKVIYWGSSYQPMDFTTIEDTAQFTAAAAMDLQTPRYLRVAGEVATVRDLAKAASLAKGKKFGIFRIGGLGLLAAMIKIARTLFPQKKEVFPAWQGMQYLHDMLSGLPKLHPLDNDRYPQIKYTRVHEVLTKS; encoded by the coding sequence ATGTATCAAGATTTGGATAAAGCTGGAAGTAGCCTGATCATAGTTGTCGGGGCAAGCGGGCATTTAGGAACAAGAATTACACACTATTTAACTGAAAAAGGGGCAAAAGTGAGGGCTTTGATCAGAAATGGAAGCACGAACCGGAATATTGATATACTCATGAAAAGCGGCGCGGAGGTCATCATGGTCGACTTCAATGACCGCAGTGAGCTGGTTGCAGCACTTTCCGGTGCGGCTTGTGTGGTTTCGGCGCTCTCGGGATTGCGTGAAGTGATTGTGGACTTGCAGGTAAGGCTCGTCAAAGCGGCTGTGGAGGCAGGGGTAAAAAGGTTTATTCCTTCCGACTACTGCATCGATTACACCAAACTGAAACCGGGAACAAACCGAAACCTGGACCTGCGTCGGGACTTTAGTGAGATACTGGATCAGGAAAATATACAGGCCACATCAATACTGAATGGTATGTTCGCCGATCTGCTCACCGGCCAGGCACCGCTTGTACAGTTCGGCCTGAAAAAGGTGATTTATTGGGGCAGCTCCTATCAGCCGATGGATTTTACGACCATTGAAGACACAGCCCAATTTACCGCAGCCGCTGCCATGGACCTGCAAACGCCCCGTTACCTGCGGGTGGCAGGAGAAGTAGCGACCGTCCGCGACCTGGCGAAAGCGGCAAGTCTGGCGAAAGGGAAAAAGTTTGGAATATTTCGGATCGGAGGACTTGGACTGCTGGCCGCGATGATCAAAATTGCGCGTACCTTATTTCCACAAAAGAAAGAAGTATTTCCCGCCTGGCAGGGCATGCAATACCTGCATGATATGCTTAGCGGACTTCCCAAACTCCACCCGCTCGACAACGACCGTTATCCGCAAATCAAATATACGCGTGTGCATGAAGTGCTAACAAAGAGCTAG